A window of Polaromonas hydrogenivorans contains these coding sequences:
- a CDS encoding transposase — MAERFGVSAAYVSRVRSRHGRLGQTSAGAQHNHVPLRLAGLKEPLLAQVALAPEQTLAQLCQWVKAEHGIEVGPTTMGKTLARLGLTRKKRRCMLPSKSEATSRRRARTGPQEQAWPASERLIFLDETWATTNMAPTWGRSPKGERCLGYAPCGHWHTTTFVCALSKDGLLAPLVLDGPINGHAFVAWVEQFLVPELRAGDIVVMDLPQLSQARSPVSSLPLRGQVRRCGTCRRTARTSTQLSRCLPSSKPCCAPPRPARSKRSGVPSAHCLIGLPPMSASATFAIAAIASQGNSALTSSAFIASSLMLVKKFLVGRLSDFMCPIFLFHK; from the coding sequence GTGGCCGAGCGTTTTGGTGTCTCTGCGGCCTATGTGTCACGGGTGCGTTCGCGCCATGGACGACTCGGCCAAACCAGCGCAGGGGCGCAGCACAACCATGTGCCGCTGCGCCTGGCCGGGCTGAAGGAGCCGCTGCTGGCCCAGGTTGCCTTGGCGCCCGAGCAGACACTCGCTCAGCTGTGCCAGTGGGTCAAGGCAGAGCACGGCATCGAAGTCGGGCCGACAACCATGGGCAAGACGCTGGCCCGGCTGGGGCTGACGCGAAAAAAAAGACGGTGCATGCTGCCGAGCAAAAGCGAAGCGACGTCGCGCAGGCGCGCGCGGACTGGGCCGCAGGAACAAGCTTGGCCGGCCAGCGAGCGGCTGATCTTTCTGGATGAAACCTGGGCTACGACCAATATGGCGCCGACCTGGGGCCGCTCGCCCAAGGGCGAGCGTTGCCTGGGATATGCGCCTTGTGGCCACTGGCACACCACGACGTTTGTCTGCGCGCTGAGCAAGGACGGGCTGTTGGCGCCGCTGGTGCTGGACGGGCCGATCAACGGCCATGCATTTGTGGCCTGGGTGGAGCAGTTCCTCGTGCCTGAGTTGCGGGCCGGCGACATCGTGGTGATGGACTTGCCTCAGCTCTCACAAGCAAGGTCGCCGGTGTCAAGCCTGCCATTGAGGGGGCAGGTGCGACGCTGCGGTACTTGCCGCCGTACAGCCCGGACTTCAACCCAATTGAGCAGGTGTTTGCCAAGCTCAAAACCTTGCTGCGCACCACCCAGGCCCGCACGCTCGAAACGCTCTGGAGTGCCATCGGCTCACTGCTTGATCGGTTTGCCCCCGATGAGTGCGAGCGCTACATTCGCCATTGCGGCTATTGCCAGTCAGGGTAATTCTGCTCTAACCAGCAGCGCATTCATCGCGTCATCTTTGATGCTCGTGAAGAAATTTCTGGTTGGCCGGCTATCAGACTTCATGTGCCCAATATTTCTATTTCATAAATGA
- a CDS encoding phospholipase D family protein: MQTPAALRPCPVPTAPASCLHRARQWLCLVFLSFWVTGCASLPSTVDRPVSTALANPMETRLGRLVQARADKAGTHNDSGFALVGNAELAFTSRMTLIKTAQKTLDIQYYAIFADDTTERMFDALREAAGRGVRIRILLDDFNTSGKNAQVLKLAFEKNFELRLFNPLPGGRGSMMLRILSNLKDVARMQRRMHNKIFVADNAVAITGGRNLGETYFGQSEGTNFVDIDVLAAGRIARDLSRSFDQYWNNPLAYPVQSLMTTKEIELLKPKPTAASPEAPSGTPQPMAVAAPAKTLTAASNDTTALPDSTDLSLLTWTWAPSVLLVDQPSKIAADADDVAEAQETAVDGLLQLMSQAKTDLLIVSPYFVPGEVMMGQFAELRRRGVRVRVLTNSLASNDAPAAHVGYARYREALLAMGIELYEMRAEQEGTLRSFGSGVGATGGSKNGSRASLHAKVVVMDSRLLVVGSMNLDLRSKLQNSEVAVIIRNRTLSQEATRMIEPALTSGAYRVERVNGQLVWRAPQGSGLKDSTSEPDASLTLRLLLKLIGPFAPDEML, from the coding sequence ATGCAAACCCCTGCCGCGCTGCGCCCCTGCCCTGTCCCGACCGCACCAGCATCTTGTCTTCACCGTGCCCGGCAGTGGCTGTGCCTGGTTTTTTTGAGCTTCTGGGTGACCGGATGCGCCTCCTTGCCAAGCACCGTGGATCGCCCGGTTTCAACGGCGCTGGCCAACCCGATGGAAACCCGGCTGGGGCGGTTGGTGCAGGCCCGCGCGGACAAGGCCGGAACCCACAACGACTCTGGCTTTGCCCTGGTGGGCAATGCCGAACTGGCTTTCACCAGCCGCATGACGCTGATCAAGACCGCGCAGAAAACGCTGGACATCCAGTATTACGCGATTTTTGCCGACGACACCACCGAACGCATGTTCGACGCGCTGCGTGAAGCGGCCGGACGCGGCGTGCGCATCCGCATCCTGCTGGACGACTTCAACACCTCGGGCAAGAACGCCCAGGTCTTGAAGCTGGCCTTTGAAAAGAATTTTGAGCTGCGCCTGTTCAACCCTTTGCCGGGCGGCCGTGGCTCCATGATGCTGCGAATCCTGAGCAACCTCAAGGACGTGGCGCGCATGCAGCGGCGCATGCACAACAAGATTTTCGTCGCCGACAACGCAGTCGCCATCACCGGCGGGCGCAATCTGGGCGAAACCTATTTCGGCCAGAGCGAAGGCACGAACTTCGTGGACATCGACGTGCTGGCGGCCGGCCGCATCGCACGCGACCTGTCGCGCAGCTTTGACCAGTACTGGAACAATCCGCTGGCTTATCCGGTGCAGTCGCTGATGACCACCAAGGAGATTGAACTGCTCAAACCAAAACCGACAGCCGCCAGTCCCGAAGCGCCTTCAGGCACCCCGCAACCCATGGCAGTAGCAGCACCGGCAAAAACCCTCACGGCGGCGTCCAATGACACCACGGCCCTACCCGACTCAACCGACCTTAGCCTGTTGACCTGGACCTGGGCACCGTCTGTGTTGCTGGTGGACCAGCCCTCCAAGATTGCCGCTGACGCCGACGACGTGGCCGAAGCGCAGGAAACGGCCGTCGATGGCCTGCTGCAACTCATGTCGCAGGCAAAAACCGATCTACTGATCGTCTCGCCCTATTTTGTTCCGGGCGAAGTCATGATGGGCCAGTTTGCCGAATTGCGGCGGCGCGGCGTCCGGGTGCGGGTGCTGACCAACTCGCTGGCCTCCAACGATGCTCCCGCCGCGCACGTCGGCTACGCCCGCTACCGTGAAGCGCTGCTGGCGATGGGGATTGAGCTTTATGAAATGCGCGCCGAGCAGGAAGGCACGCTCAGGAGTTTTGGCTCGGGCGTGGGTGCGACGGGAGGCTCCAAAAACGGCTCACGCGCCAGCCTGCATGCCAAGGTGGTGGTGATGGACAGCCGCCTGCTGGTCGTCGGTTCGATGAACCTGGACCTGCGCTCGAAACTGCAAAACAGCGAGGTCGCAGTCATCATCCGCAACCGCACGCTGTCGCAAGAGGCCACGCGCATGATCGAGCCGGCGCTGACGAGCGGGGCCTACCGGGTGGAACGGGTCAACGGGCAACTGGTCTGGCGCGCGCCGCAAGGCTCGGGACTCAAGGATTCGACAAGCGAGCCCGATGCCAGCCTGACCTTGAGGCTGTTGCTCAAGCTGATCGGGCCTTTCGCGCCTGACGAGATGCTTTGA
- a CDS encoding ATP-binding cassette domain-containing protein yields the protein MALITLLDAQLAFGHVALLDHADFSLETNQRIGLIGRNGTGKSSLLKILAGLEKPDDGTLQLQQNLRIAYVPQEPSLDPHATVFIAASAGLARTKHVVELYLAADEHTDLDALQSEIEALDGWTWEQRVEETLHRLHLDKDAIVGSLSGGTKKRVALAQALVAKPDVLLLDEPTNHLDLDSIAWLEELLVNFNGSIITITHDRAFLDQVANVIVELDRGKLRSYPGNFAQYLIQKEDQMAQEAVIFAKADKLLAQEEVWIRKGVEARRTRSTARIGRLEALRDNRAARRDAVGRVNLDVSSGDKSGKIVAELTDVSKSFGHPGAEKIIVSHFSATLLRGDKVGLLGPNGAGKSTLLKLILGELQPDATTPPGKIRQGANLQVAYFDQMRDALDLDATLEDFISPGSEWVEINGQKKHVKSYLTDFLFSPSRANSPVRTLSGGERNRLLLARLFARPANVLVLDEPTNDLDIDTLELLEDLLQNYEGTVFLVSHDRRFLDNVVTSTIAYEGTPENPGFWREYEGGVTDWLTQSKRAAQITGSNKTPTASSAKNAGKSAAVPDKDEREQLSKKKLSYKEQRELDGLPALIQQLESQQKAIGQELYDGTLYTSNAKRAAELTARNAKLEEELMEALQRWETLSA from the coding sequence ATGGCACTCATTACCCTTCTAGACGCCCAACTCGCTTTTGGGCACGTCGCACTGCTGGATCATGCAGATTTTTCCCTCGAAACCAACCAGCGCATTGGCCTGATTGGCCGCAACGGCACAGGCAAGTCGTCTTTGCTCAAAATCCTTGCAGGACTTGAAAAGCCCGACGACGGCACGTTGCAACTGCAGCAGAACCTGCGCATTGCCTACGTCCCGCAGGAACCCAGCCTGGACCCACACGCTACGGTTTTCATAGCTGCTAGCGCCGGATTGGCGCGCACAAAGCATGTAGTTGAGCTTTACCTTGCGGCCGACGAGCACACCGACCTGGACGCGCTGCAATCTGAAATCGAAGCGCTGGACGGCTGGACCTGGGAGCAGCGCGTTGAGGAAACCCTGCACCGCCTGCACCTCGATAAAGACGCCATCGTCGGCTCGCTGTCAGGCGGCACCAAAAAGCGCGTGGCGCTGGCCCAGGCGCTGGTCGCCAAGCCTGACGTGCTGCTGCTCGACGAACCCACCAACCACCTGGACCTCGACTCCATCGCCTGGCTGGAGGAACTGCTGGTCAATTTCAACGGCAGCATCATCACCATTACCCATGACCGGGCTTTTCTGGACCAGGTGGCGAACGTCATCGTCGAGCTGGATCGCGGCAAGCTGCGCAGCTACCCGGGTAATTTTGCCCAGTACCTGATCCAGAAGGAGGATCAGATGGCGCAGGAAGCCGTCATCTTCGCCAAGGCGGACAAGCTGCTGGCACAGGAAGAGGTCTGGATCCGCAAGGGTGTGGAGGCGCGCCGCACGCGCAGCACGGCCCGCATTGGCCGGCTTGAGGCATTGCGGGACAACCGCGCAGCACGCCGCGACGCGGTCGGCCGGGTCAACCTGGACGTTTCCAGCGGCGACAAAAGCGGCAAGATCGTGGCTGAACTCACCGACGTGTCCAAGAGTTTTGGCCATCCGGGGGCAGAAAAGATCATCGTCAGCCATTTCAGTGCCACCTTGCTGCGCGGCGACAAAGTAGGCCTGCTCGGCCCCAACGGCGCCGGCAAAAGCACGCTGCTCAAGCTCATCCTGGGCGAGTTGCAGCCCGACGCGACCACGCCGCCGGGCAAGATTCGCCAGGGCGCCAACCTGCAGGTGGCCTACTTCGACCAGATGCGCGACGCGCTGGACCTGGACGCGACGCTGGAAGACTTCATCAGCCCCGGCAGCGAATGGGTCGAGATCAACGGCCAGAAGAAGCATGTCAAGAGCTACCTGACCGACTTTTTGTTCTCGCCCTCGCGCGCCAACTCGCCGGTGCGCACGCTGTCGGGCGGCGAGCGCAACCGTCTGCTGCTGGCGCGCCTGTTTGCACGCCCCGCGAATGTGCTGGTACTCGACGAGCCGACCAACGACCTGGACATCGACACGCTGGAGCTGCTGGAAGACCTGCTGCAAAACTACGAAGGCACGGTGTTCTTGGTCAGCCATGACCGGCGCTTCCTGGACAACGTGGTGACCAGCACCATCGCCTACGAAGGCACGCCCGAAAATCCGGGCTTCTGGCGCGAATACGAAGGCGGCGTGACGGACTGGCTCACGCAGTCGAAACGCGCGGCGCAAATTACCGGCAGCAACAAGACCCCGACCGCTTCCAGCGCGAAAAATGCAGGCAAAAGTGCTGCCGTACCCGATAAGGACGAGCGCGAGCAGCTATCAAAAAAGAAGCTTAGCTACAAGGAACAGCGTGAACTCGATGGCTTGCCCGCGCTGATTCAGCAGCTCGAATCGCAGCAAAAGGCGATTGGGCAGGAACTCTACGACGGCACGCTGTACACCAGCAATGCCAAACGGGCGGCAGAACTGACCGCGCGCAACGCCAAGCTGGAGGAAGAACTCATGGAAGCCCTGCAGCGCTGGGAAACGCTCTCCGCCTGA